A DNA window from Acidobacteriota bacterium contains the following coding sequences:
- the ehuC gene encoding ectoine/hydroxyectoine ABC transporter permease subunit EhuC, whose translation MNSLPPPLDLLPGLLAGVQATVVLTLGGAVLAVVCALAAGLGRLSKRAAVRAVATGYVEVFRGTSALVQLFWFYFALPFVGIRLDAITAGIVVLGLNIGSYGAEVVRGAIQAVPPGQREAGVALGFTPRQIRWRIVVPQAAVAMMPPAGNLLIELLKASALASLITVHELTFQGQLLRDATLRTLEIYAVVLILYYALARLITWGMGRLERRLARGRDAALA comes from the coding sequence GTGAATTCCCTTCCCCCTCCCCTGGACCTGCTCCCGGGCCTTTTGGCCGGGGTACAGGCGACGGTAGTGCTGACCCTCGGCGGGGCTGTCCTGGCGGTAGTGTGCGCGCTGGCAGCGGGGTTGGGGAGGCTGTCGAAGCGAGCTGCGGTACGGGCCGTCGCCACCGGTTATGTGGAGGTCTTCCGCGGTACCTCGGCGCTGGTGCAGCTGTTTTGGTTCTATTTCGCCCTGCCCTTCGTGGGCATTCGCCTCGACGCCATCACCGCGGGCATCGTTGTGCTGGGATTGAATATCGGTTCCTACGGCGCCGAGGTGGTGCGTGGAGCGATCCAGGCAGTGCCGCCGGGACAGCGGGAGGCGGGGGTGGCCCTGGGCTTTACTCCGCGCCAGATCCGCTGGCGCATCGTGGTGCCTCAGGCGGCGGTGGCCATGATGCCCCCCGCGGGCAACCTCCTCATCGAGCTTCTCAAGGCCAGCGCCCTGGCCTCCCTGATCACCGTCCACGAGCTGACCTTCCAGGGGCAGCTGCTGCGCGACGCCACCTTGCGAACCCTCGAGATCTACGCCGTGGTCTTGATCCTGTACTACGCCTTGGCGCGGCTCATCACCTGGGGCATGGGGCGGCTGGAGCGCCGGCTGGCCCGCGGCCGCGACGCCGCCCTCGCTTGA
- a CDS encoding cation diffusion facilitator family transporter — protein MSHGHHHGHSHGHSHGHGAGAGDDRGGNLRRLAFTLGLVLLYMVAEVVGGLLTGSLALLADAGHMLSDAASLGLAVFALWIARRPSSPNRTFGYHRTEILAALANGITLVAVAVFIVVEAVERFQSPQPVDGQTMLWIAVGGLVVNLAGLKILHGGQGESLNLRGAWLHVLADTLGSVQAIVAGALIWAYGWNLADPIASVLIAVLVVWSSWTLLRDSVNVLMEATPRHLDAEEVQATLAAVDGVVSVHDLHIWTITSGFESLSVHACIEDRDRGEILDEIRAIARNRFGIEHSTVQIEEGDPCDQADCG, from the coding sequence ATGAGCCACGGTCATCATCACGGACATTCTCACGGCCACAGCCACGGCCACGGAGCCGGGGCCGGCGACGATCGGGGCGGCAATCTGCGCCGTCTGGCCTTCACCCTCGGCCTGGTGCTGTTGTACATGGTGGCGGAGGTGGTGGGAGGGCTGCTCACCGGCTCCCTGGCGCTGCTGGCGGACGCCGGCCACATGCTCTCCGACGCTGCTTCTCTGGGCCTTGCCGTCTTCGCCCTGTGGATCGCCCGCCGCCCCAGCTCGCCCAACCGCACCTTCGGCTACCACCGCACGGAGATCCTCGCCGCCCTGGCCAACGGCATCACCCTGGTGGCGGTGGCGGTGTTCATCGTGGTGGAAGCGGTGGAGCGCTTTCAGAGCCCGCAGCCCGTCGACGGCCAAACCATGCTGTGGATCGCCGTCGGCGGCCTGGTGGTCAACCTCGCCGGCTTGAAGATTCTCCACGGCGGTCAGGGGGAGTCCCTCAACCTGCGAGGCGCCTGGCTGCACGTGCTGGCGGACACCCTGGGCAGCGTCCAGGCCATCGTCGCCGGCGCCCTGATCTGGGCCTACGGCTGGAACCTCGCCGATCCCATCGCCTCGGTCCTCATCGCGGTACTGGTGGTGTGGTCCTCCTGGACCCTGCTGCGGGATTCGGTCAACGTGCTGATGGAGGCCACCCCCCGCCACCTCGACGCCGAGGAGGTGCAGGCGACCCTGGCAGCGGTGGACGGGGTGGTGAGCGTCCACGACCTGCACATCTGGACCATCACCTCGGGCTTCGAGTCCCTGTCGGTGCACGCCTGCATCGAGGACCGCGACCGCGGCGAGATCCTGGACGAGATCCGCGCCATCGCCCGCAATCGCTTCGGCATCGAGCACAGTACGGTGCAGATCGAGGAAGGAGACCCCTGCGACCAGGCCGACTGCGGATGA
- the ehuD gene encoding ectoine/hydroxyectoine ABC transporter permease subunit EhuD has translation MNTTIFDWAFAWEILPALFRALGVTVLATVLGMAIALPLGLLWTILRRGNRWVAGPVDLAVDFIRSTPLLIQIYFLFYALPKIGPAFSPLLTGVVALGLHYSSYTAEVYRAGIDGVARGQWEAAKSLGFSRWQTWRKVILPQALPPVVPALGNYLIAMFKDSPMLAAITVAELLQTARVIGAEQFRYLEPMTLVAMLFLLVSVLSSRLVGWVENRLVVRHA, from the coding sequence ATGAATACCACCATCTTCGACTGGGCCTTCGCCTGGGAAATCCTGCCGGCGCTCTTCCGAGCGTTGGGGGTGACCGTGTTGGCGACGGTGCTGGGAATGGCCATCGCCCTGCCCCTGGGGCTGCTGTGGACCATCCTGCGGCGCGGGAACCGCTGGGTCGCCGGCCCGGTGGATCTGGCGGTGGATTTCATTCGCAGCACGCCCCTGCTGATTCAGATCTACTTCCTGTTCTACGCTCTGCCCAAGATCGGCCCGGCCTTCTCGCCGCTGCTCACCGGCGTCGTGGCCTTGGGGCTGCACTACAGCAGCTACACTGCCGAGGTCTACCGCGCGGGCATCGACGGCGTTGCCCGCGGGCAGTGGGAGGCTGCCAAGTCGTTGGGCTTCTCGCGCTGGCAGACCTGGCGCAAGGTGATTCTGCCCCAGGCTCTGCCGCCGGTGGTGCCGGCTCTGGGCAACTACCTCATCGCCATGTTCAAAGACTCTCCCATGCTCGCCGCCATCACCGTCGCGGAGCTACTGCAGACCGCCCGGGTCATCGGTGCCGAGCAATTCCGTTACCTCGAACCCATGACCCTCGTCGCCATGCTCTTCCTGCTGGTGAGCGTTCTGTCGTCGCGGCTGGTGGGCTGGGTCGAGAACCGTCTGGTGGTACGCCATGCCTGA
- a CDS encoding MarR family transcriptional regulator — MRHDDTVGFEVLRALRRILRRVSLHSRELARHTGLTLPQLISLKAIAESADKEVTIGSISSRVSLSSATVSRIIDRLVSKDLVERYRSESDRRKVLLRLTEHGAERYHALPAPLDERFLERLKDISERERLSLLAALDRIVQLMDAEAEDAAPILVEGVEVEDE, encoded by the coding sequence ATGAGGCACGACGACACCGTGGGCTTCGAAGTGCTCCGCGCCCTGCGGCGGATCCTGCGGCGGGTCTCCCTCCACTCCCGCGAGCTCGCCCGCCACACGGGCCTCACCCTCCCCCAGTTGATCAGCCTCAAGGCCATTGCCGAGAGCGCCGACAAAGAAGTCACCATCGGCTCCATCAGCTCCCGCGTCTCGTTGTCGTCGGCGACGGTATCGAGGATCATCGACCGGCTGGTGTCGAAGGACCTGGTGGAGCGCTACCGTAGCGAGTCGGATCGCCGCAAGGTTTTGCTTCGGCTTACCGAGCATGGAGCCGAGCGGTACCACGCGCTGCCGGCGCCGCTGGATGAGCGGTTCCTCGAACGACTGAAGGACATCTCGGAGCGCGAGCGCCTCTCCCTGCTGGCGGCGCTGGACCGCATCGTCCAGCTGATGGACGCGGAAGCCGAGGATGCGGCACCGATCCTGGTCGAGGGCGTCGAGGTCGAGGACGAATAG
- the thpD gene encoding ectoine hydroxylase has product MSTATTTTESTIDFYPSRVSTRPALLERKDPVVWGAESDGPLSIMHMRQYEQKGFLIFERMFNADELAPFIDELDRLRASDEVKTSPEAITEPSSKAVRSIFAIHESSEILRGLCLHPRVVKIARQLLGSDVYVHQSRVNYKPGFCGKEFYWHSDFETWHVEDGMPRMRAVSCSVSLTDNSPFNGPLMLIPGSHKHFLACVGETPEEHYKSSLKQQEYGVPDNDNLAKMVHAGGIEGATGPAGSVVFFECNTMHGSSSNITPLPRSNCFTVFNSVENKLVAPFCGLPPRPNFIANRHED; this is encoded by the coding sequence ATGTCGACCGCCACCACAACCACTGAATCGACCATCGATTTCTATCCATCGAGAGTCAGTACCAGGCCGGCGCTCTTGGAGCGCAAAGACCCCGTAGTATGGGGCGCCGAGAGCGACGGCCCCTTAAGTATCATGCACATGCGCCAGTATGAGCAGAAGGGCTTTCTGATCTTCGAGCGCATGTTCAACGCCGACGAGCTGGCTCCGTTCATCGACGAGCTCGACCGGCTGCGCGCCAGCGACGAGGTCAAGACCTCGCCGGAGGCGATCACCGAGCCCAGCAGCAAAGCGGTGCGCAGCATCTTCGCCATTCACGAGAGCAGCGAGATCCTCCGCGGCCTGTGCCTGCATCCGCGGGTAGTGAAAATCGCCCGGCAGCTGCTGGGCAGCGACGTCTACGTCCACCAGAGCCGGGTCAATTACAAGCCGGGCTTCTGCGGCAAGGAGTTCTACTGGCATTCGGACTTCGAGACCTGGCACGTAGAGGACGGTATGCCGCGCATGCGCGCCGTCAGCTGCTCCGTGAGTCTCACCGACAACAGCCCCTTCAATGGGCCGCTGATGCTCATCCCCGGCTCCCACAAGCACTTCCTGGCCTGCGTCGGCGAGACCCCGGAGGAGCACTACAAGAGCTCGCTGAAGCAGCAGGAATACGGCGTGCCGGACAACGACAATCTGGCCAAGATGGTGCACGCCGGCGGTATCGAGGGCGCCACCGGACCCGCCGGCAGCGTGGTCTTCTTCGAGTGCAACACCATGCACGGTTCGAGCTCGAACATCACGCCCCTGCCCCGGAGCAATTGCTTCACCGTCTTCAACAGCGTCGAGAACAAGCTGGTAGCGCCCTTCTGCGGCCTGCCGCCCCGGCCCAACTTCATCGCCAATCGTCATGAAGACTGA
- the ehuA gene encoding ectoine/hydroxyectoine ABC transporter ATP-binding protein EhuA has product MPDSTTPSGAEDSPGSKDVDAQPIIEIQNVSKRFGEVEVLSGLSLTVQPRERVSLIGPSGSGKSTVLRIVQGLEPVDEGRILIDGQSLYTMEKNGREVPADDAHQRRVRSQVGMVFQHFHLFPHMTALGNITAAPVHVAGKSRREAETQGRELLAMVGLEDRADAYPAQLSGGQKQRVAIARALAMNPKVMLFDEVTSALDPEVVGEVLEVVRELSRSDMTILVVTHQMGFAGEISDRILFLDSGRIVEDGPPQQILEDPEEPRTRTFLKRVLEAG; this is encoded by the coding sequence ATGCCTGATTCCACGACTCCCTCCGGCGCCGAGGACTCCCCCGGGTCCAAGGACGTTGATGCTCAGCCCATCATCGAGATCCAGAATGTCTCCAAGCGCTTTGGCGAGGTGGAGGTGCTCTCCGGCCTGAGCCTGACGGTGCAGCCGCGGGAACGGGTTTCCCTCATCGGCCCCAGCGGCAGCGGCAAGTCCACCGTGTTGCGCATCGTCCAAGGCCTGGAGCCGGTGGACGAAGGGCGCATCCTCATCGACGGCCAGAGCCTCTACACCATGGAGAAGAACGGCCGCGAGGTGCCGGCGGACGACGCCCACCAGCGCCGGGTGCGCTCTCAGGTGGGCATGGTCTTCCAGCACTTCCACCTCTTCCCCCACATGACCGCCCTGGGCAACATCACCGCGGCTCCCGTTCACGTGGCGGGCAAGAGCCGCAGGGAGGCGGAGACCCAGGGGCGGGAGCTGCTGGCCATGGTGGGCTTGGAGGACCGCGCCGACGCCTACCCGGCGCAGCTCTCCGGCGGCCAGAAACAGCGGGTGGCCATCGCCCGAGCCCTGGCGATGAATCCCAAGGTGATGCTCTTCGACGAGGTCACCTCGGCCCTCGACCCGGAGGTGGTGGGGGAGGTTCTGGAGGTGGTGCGGGAGCTCTCCCGCAGCGATATGACCATCCTGGTGGTGACCCATCAGATGGGCTTCGCCGGCGAGATCTCCGACCGCATTCTCTTCCTCGACTCCGGACGAATCGTCGAGGACGGGCCGCCGCAGCAGATTCTCGAGGACCCGGAAGAGCCTCGAACCCGCACCTTTCTCAAGCGGGTGCTGGAGGCCGGGTAG
- the asd gene encoding aspartate-semialdehyde dehydrogenase, translated as MNTQSHEHSNTPPDGARERIPVGVLGATGAVGQRFLTLLADHPWFEPVALFGSQRSAGKPYREAATWMQEQDIPESVADLEVRLLGPAPECRILFSALEASAADKAERELAAAGHFVVSNARSHRMDPDVPLVVPEVNPEHLGLVEEQKHGEGAIITNPNCSTIGLVCVLKPLQDAFGIRQVRVVTLQALSGAGFPGVSSLHAVDNVVPYISGEEDKLENEPRKILGTLESGEIHPAEITVSAQCNRVPVIDGHLLCISVELDGDPSVEEVEAALREFRAEPQERGLPTAPETPVVVTQKEDRPQPRVDRSRGGGMAVTVGRVRPCPLGGYQMVALSHNTLRGAAGGAILLAELAVDQGLVPEVAPFSKDSLASAPEAVAAGR; from the coding sequence ATGAATACCCAGAGCCACGAGCACAGCAATACTCCTCCCGACGGCGCCCGCGAGCGCATTCCGGTGGGCGTCTTGGGCGCCACCGGCGCCGTGGGGCAGCGCTTCCTCACCCTGCTGGCGGACCATCCCTGGTTCGAGCCAGTGGCCCTCTTCGGCTCCCAGCGTTCCGCCGGCAAGCCCTATCGTGAGGCCGCGACCTGGATGCAGGAGCAGGACATTCCGGAATCCGTCGCGGACCTGGAGGTACGGCTGTTGGGGCCGGCACCGGAGTGCCGCATCCTCTTCTCCGCCCTCGAAGCCTCGGCGGCGGACAAGGCGGAACGGGAGCTTGCCGCCGCCGGCCATTTCGTCGTCTCCAACGCCCGCAGCCACCGCATGGATCCGGATGTGCCGTTGGTGGTGCCGGAGGTCAATCCGGAGCATCTGGGCTTGGTGGAGGAGCAGAAGCACGGGGAGGGGGCGATCATCACCAATCCCAATTGCTCCACCATCGGCCTGGTCTGCGTGCTCAAGCCGCTACAGGACGCCTTCGGTATTCGCCAGGTGCGGGTGGTGACGCTCCAGGCCCTCTCCGGTGCCGGTTTTCCGGGAGTCTCGAGCCTGCACGCTGTGGACAATGTGGTGCCCTATATCTCCGGCGAAGAAGATAAGCTGGAGAACGAGCCGCGCAAAATCCTCGGCACTCTGGAATCGGGGGAGATCCATCCTGCGGAGATCACCGTCAGCGCTCAATGCAATCGGGTTCCGGTGATCGACGGCCATCTGCTCTGCATCTCGGTAGAGCTCGATGGCGACCCCTCCGTGGAGGAGGTGGAGGCGGCGCTCCGGGAATTCCGCGCCGAACCTCAGGAGCGTGGGCTACCCACCGCTCCGGAGACTCCGGTGGTGGTGACTCAGAAGGAGGATCGCCCGCAGCCGCGGGTGGATCGCTCCCGCGGTGGCGGCATGGCGGTCACCGTCGGCCGTGTGCGGCCGTGCCCGCTGGGCGGCTACCAGATGGTGGCGCTCTCTCACAATACGCTGCGGGGCGCCGCCGGCGGCGCCATCCTCCTCGCCGAGCTGGCGGTGGACCAGGGACTGGTGCCGGAGGTTGCTCCCTTCTCCAAGGACTCCCTGGCCAGCGCTCCGGAAGCGGTCGCGGCGGGGCGCTGA
- a CDS encoding right-handed parallel beta-helix repeat-containing protein produces the protein MDRLDDDGTASDCLDGVPEDCSLRGALIRANSDGVASTVVLADGIHQLSLPGAEEDLGLTGDLDIVEAQDLMLSASPDTRPVIRQLATDRILEVHSSAGAVHLVGHMTFDGGTAVNSGGLELGGSLYFFRADSLELTDVHFRGGSAADFGGCLYWAAPTTPGSLDLTDVTFDGCQTAGQGAGFFIQSADSTVVLDRITARNGQAGLTGGGGGFFGGATTVVIQRSSFEHNTAASADTSMRGGGLYLGSGSFSIHESAFVRNTVGQAGVNDAYGGGIFLQNSSLLLRNSTLSQNQSVATFDRGTELAAQNSAIGFEFVSLKSREPLVTSSVDLAFDSDLDLFASVIQGSCDRPGTLTSEGFNVDRPVGGAPDTGCNLTHPGDVSTTLDLFATLAGYGGPTPSHPLTTDGENTLLLVSSSSCADTDQRGAERLGLFCYSGAYEANAEAPGKWIFSDNFESGDSTAWSSTGP, from the coding sequence GTGGATCGTCTCGACGACGACGGCACGGCCAGCGACTGTCTGGATGGGGTGCCGGAAGATTGTTCGCTGCGGGGAGCCTTGATTCGGGCGAATTCTGACGGAGTCGCGTCCACCGTGGTTTTGGCGGATGGTATTCACCAGCTCAGCCTTCCCGGGGCGGAGGAGGACTTGGGGCTGACCGGGGATTTGGACATTGTCGAGGCTCAGGATCTGATGCTCTCTGCCAGCCCAGACACCCGGCCGGTGATCCGCCAGCTGGCCACCGACCGCATTCTCGAGGTTCACTCATCTGCGGGAGCCGTTCACCTCGTCGGGCATATGACCTTCGACGGCGGGACGGCGGTGAACAGCGGCGGCCTGGAGTTGGGAGGCTCGCTGTACTTCTTTCGCGCCGACTCCCTGGAGCTCACCGACGTCCACTTTCGGGGCGGCAGTGCGGCGGACTTCGGCGGCTGTCTATATTGGGCGGCCCCCACCACGCCGGGCTCTCTGGACCTCACCGACGTCACCTTCGACGGATGCCAGACGGCGGGGCAGGGGGCTGGGTTCTTCATCCAAAGCGCCGATTCCACCGTGGTTCTCGACCGGATCACGGCGCGCAACGGACAGGCCGGCCTCACCGGCGGCGGCGGTGGGTTTTTCGGCGGCGCGACCACGGTGGTGATCCAGCGCTCGTCCTTCGAGCACAACACCGCCGCCAGTGCCGACACCTCGATGCGCGGCGGCGGGCTCTACCTGGGCAGCGGTTCGTTTTCCATTCACGAGTCCGCCTTTGTGCGCAACACCGTGGGCCAGGCCGGAGTCAATGATGCCTACGGCGGCGGCATCTTCTTGCAGAACAGCTCGCTGTTGTTGCGCAACTCCACCCTCAGTCAGAACCAGTCGGTGGCCACCTTCGACCGTGGCACGGAGCTGGCGGCACAAAATTCCGCCATCGGCTTCGAATTCGTCAGTCTGAAGTCTCGGGAGCCGCTGGTGACCTCCTCGGTGGATCTGGCATTCGACTCCGACCTCGACCTCTTCGCCTCGGTCATCCAAGGCTCCTGCGATCGTCCCGGAACCCTCACCTCCGAAGGCTTCAACGTCGATCGGCCGGTGGGCGGTGCGCCGGATACCGGCTGCAACCTCACCCACCCCGGGGACGTCTCGACCACCCTCGATCTCTTCGCCACCCTAGCCGGCTACGGAGGTCCCACTCCCAGCCATCCCCTGACCACCGACGGCGAGAACACGCTCTTGCTGGTCTCCTCCAGCTCCTGCGCGGATACCGACCAGCGGGGCGCCGAACGGCTGGGTCTCTTCTGCTACAGCGGCGCCTACGAAGCCAACGCCGAAGCGCCGGGGAAGTGGATCTTTTCGGACAATTTCGAGTCCGGGGACAGCACGGCCTGGTCCTCCACCGGTCCCTGA
- a CDS encoding DUF6714 family protein, with translation MRAAFSGRPYPGDDGLLERQPGSRGAELEEAWDFFQGRSWSDVLEEADGVTLRDTMSFLSPGGLAYYLPALALLSVDVEDPGAVDDKLVRELRSAPQEIAHRLDPAQQRATVRLLQYLASEYAGCSSADKSLADNPAQEALDEYWSSYQEPDRG, from the coding sequence ATGAGGGCCGCCTTCTCGGGCCGCCCCTACCCCGGGGACGATGGCCTGTTGGAGCGCCAGCCAGGAAGCCGCGGAGCGGAGCTCGAGGAGGCGTGGGACTTCTTCCAGGGACGTTCCTGGAGCGACGTGCTGGAGGAGGCGGACGGCGTCACCCTGCGGGACACCATGAGCTTCCTCTCCCCGGGCGGCCTCGCTTACTACCTGCCCGCTTTGGCGCTGCTCTCGGTAGATGTGGAGGACCCCGGGGCCGTGGACGACAAGTTGGTCCGCGAGTTGCGCTCAGCCCCCCAGGAGATCGCCCACCGCCTCGACCCGGCCCAGCAGCGGGCGACGGTGCGGCTGCTGCAATATCTGGCGAGCGAATACGCTGGCTGTAGCTCTGCTGACAAGTCCCTCGCCGACAATCCCGCCCAGGAGGCTCTAGACGAATATTGGTCCTCCTACCAGGAGCCGGACCGTGGCTAG
- the ehuB gene encoding ectoine/hydroxyectoine ABC transporter substrate-binding protein EhuB: MKTEKAASSRRRPRVLGAAVLVPLIGLAILLVGQLACQPAPTDESALERIQRTGVVKVGYANEAPYAYVDTASGRVTGEAPEVARAVFGNLGVEQVEGVLTDFGSLIPGLQAGRFDLIAAGMYITPPRCQQIAFSEPTYCIGEAFVVAAGNPLDLHSYNDVAAHESATLGVVAGTVERGYARDLNVPDERVVVFPDAPSAIAGVEAGRVDAYAGTSLTVGDLLAKRNSPQLERAEPFQQPVIDGETAKGCGAFGFRSTDQELVAAVNRELAAFLGSEEHRQLVEPFGFGASELPGDATTETLCQPDNAS; this comes from the coding sequence ATGAAGACTGAAAAAGCCGCGAGCAGCCGCCGGCGGCCGAGGGTGTTGGGAGCTGCGGTGTTGGTCCCCCTCATCGGTCTCGCCATCCTGCTGGTGGGGCAGCTGGCCTGCCAGCCGGCACCCACTGACGAGAGTGCCCTGGAGCGCATCCAGCGCACCGGGGTGGTGAAGGTGGGCTATGCCAACGAGGCTCCCTACGCCTATGTCGACACCGCCAGCGGCCGAGTGACGGGGGAGGCTCCGGAGGTCGCTCGCGCGGTGTTCGGAAACCTGGGGGTGGAGCAGGTGGAAGGCGTGCTCACGGACTTCGGCTCGTTGATCCCCGGTCTCCAGGCCGGCCGCTTCGACCTCATCGCCGCCGGCATGTACATCACGCCGCCGCGCTGCCAGCAGATCGCCTTCTCCGAGCCCACCTACTGCATCGGTGAGGCCTTCGTGGTGGCGGCGGGCAATCCCCTGGACCTGCATTCCTACAACGATGTCGCCGCCCATGAATCGGCGACCCTCGGCGTGGTGGCGGGAACGGTGGAGCGGGGCTACGCTCGGGATCTGAACGTGCCCGACGAGCGCGTCGTGGTCTTTCCCGACGCCCCCAGCGCCATCGCCGGCGTCGAGGCGGGGCGGGTGGACGCCTATGCCGGCACCAGCCTCACCGTCGGGGACTTGTTGGCGAAGCGCAACAGCCCGCAGCTGGAGCGCGCCGAGCCCTTCCAGCAGCCGGTCATCGACGGCGAGACGGCGAAGGGCTGCGGTGCCTTCGGCTTCCGGTCCACGGATCAGGAGCTGGTGGCGGCGGTCAATCGTGAGCTCGCCGCCTTCCTGGGCAGCGAAGAGCATCGGCAGCTGGTGGAACCCTTCGGCTTCGGCGCTAGCGAGCTGCCGGGGGACGCCACCACCGAGACCCTGTGCCAGCCGGACAACGCCAGCTGA
- a CDS encoding MarC family protein yields the protein MNWNELIEAAGLLFVLVNPFLLSIYLLGLIRRLNRKTFQSVLIRGSLIATAVFIAFSWMGDRVFNDVLHVRFAAFLIFGGVVFLLIALRFVFHGPESISEIRGDAKHLAGSVAMPFLIGPGTVSASILVGARLPMLPAALAIVLAMTAAIGSLLAFKVLHDWVSVRRVDLVERYVEVVGRLVALLIGSIAVEMLLQGVEKWWQSLAP from the coding sequence ATGAACTGGAACGAGCTGATCGAAGCGGCGGGATTGCTCTTCGTCCTGGTCAATCCCTTCCTGTTGAGCATCTATCTGCTGGGCCTGATCCGGCGGCTCAATCGCAAGACCTTTCAGAGCGTCCTGATCCGGGGATCGCTCATCGCCACCGCGGTGTTCATCGCCTTCAGCTGGATGGGGGATCGTGTTTTCAACGACGTCCTCCACGTGCGCTTCGCCGCCTTTCTCATCTTCGGCGGTGTCGTCTTTCTGCTCATCGCCCTGCGCTTCGTCTTTCACGGGCCGGAGAGCATCTCCGAGATTCGGGGGGACGCCAAGCATCTCGCCGGCTCAGTGGCCATGCCCTTTCTCATCGGACCGGGCACGGTGAGCGCCAGCATCCTCGTCGGTGCGCGGCTGCCGATGCTGCCGGCGGCGCTGGCCATCGTGCTGGCCATGACCGCCGCCATCGGATCGCTGCTGGCATTCAAGGTGCTTCACGACTGGGTCTCCGTCCGCCGGGTAGACCTGGTGGAGCGCTATGTCGAAGTGGTGGGCCGGCTAGTGGCGCTGCTCATCGGCAGCATCGCGGTGGAGATGCTCCTGCAGGGGGTGGAGAAGTGGTGGCAGAGCCTCGCCCCCTGA